In Prionailurus viverrinus isolate Anna chromosome D1, UM_Priviv_1.0, whole genome shotgun sequence, the DNA window CGCTTTCACCTATATAACTTGGAATTTCTGGAGTTGTTTTGATGctcagaaaagttatttttaaataaggctCAAAGCTTTATTTTCAGTGAGATAACCATATTAAGCTATTGCTTAAAAGGACTTTCCATGCACTcgagggaaataaatgaaataaataaatgtaagagctGAATGTTGATAATCCCTATGAAAAATAGAGCAGGCTTAGGGAAAAAGTCCATGGAAAAGGAATCACTATCTTGTAAAGTTCTCGTGGCAGGCCTCTACGGACTCCTTGAGTGGGTAACATTTAACCAGAACTCTGAAATAAGTGAAGAAATAGCCCATGGAGAAAATAGCTAATACCGAGACAAGGCAAGATTGGGGCTGTCCAGTATTTCCAGTACAAGGGTGAATGAGGTGGATGAGCGATTACTCCACTAAAGTACAAATTAATGGGTGGCATTAACCATTTCAAAGCATTCATTACCAAAAATCCCCAAGcaccattattatttttgaatgaatttttaattttagttctgcatgtttatttttgagagagagagagagagagagagagagagagagagagagacagcatgcgggggaggggcagaaacagagggagacagaggatcctaagtgggctccgtgctgacagcaaggctgaaactcacgaaatacgagtttatgacctgagccgaagtcggatgcttggccacccagatgcccctttaatgtaatttttaagacaaaatgtgAAGAGTTGGTACTCAAaagataaaggtaaaaataatgtaattacaTCTCCTTTTATTCTAACATGCTTATTTTCTTTGGCAAACTTCCACgtgaatatacttttttctttccaaataactcAGTAATGATTGAAGCTTTAATTTGTTGAGTTGCTATCATTATTTGCCTCTGGATGGAATGTGCCAACAAAAGCATATACTTCATCatgaaataaactttattaaaaaccattactttttttttttgcattttagagGGTTGGACTTATtcctcaacaaaaataaataatattagaccaatattttttctaatatccCAAATGTCCTTAACATTTGAGTTGTGGCATGGAGTAAATCTAATAAGGATTTAATAGCTTTCTGTGGATTCTACTTCATTAAGACAAAACCTAGAgaaaaatttgcctttttaacaACCTTTTTGAATGCATTCTTGACCTCTTTGTTCCTCAGGCTATAGACCACAGGGTTCAGCATGGGGATGACCATGGTGTAGAACACGGATGCGATTTTGTCTGTGTCCATGGAATGGCTGGAACTTGGCTGTAAGTACATGATGATGACTGTCCCATAAAATATGGAAACTGTAATGAGGTGAGACACACAGGTGGATAAAGCCTTCTGGTATCCCTCACCTGAGTGTATCTTCAGAATGGTAGTAAATATGAACAGGTAGGAAATAAAGATGACAAAAAGTGCAAAAAAGACATTGAAGCTTGAGATAAAAACAAGAATCAGCTCACTTTTGTGTTTATCAGAGCACGTCAAAGTCATGACAGCTGGAATATCACAGAAAAAGTGATGAACCACATtggacacacagaaagagagattaaagGTGTCTCCAATGTTTATAGAGGCATTTAAGACACCACAGGCATAGGAGCCTATGGCCAGATGAGC includes these proteins:
- the LOC125146574 gene encoding olfactory receptor 5B2-like, with amino-acid sequence MKNRTDVTDFILLGLTDNPELQFPLFIMFTLIYLVTLIGNLGMIVLILLDSGLHTPMYFFLSNLSLVDFCYSSTVTPKVMAGLLMGDKVISYNACAAQMFFFAVFATVENYLLASMAYDRYAAVCKPLHYTTTMTTGVCAHLAIGSYACGVLNASINIGDTFNLSFCVSNVVHHFFCDIPAVMTLTCSDKHKSELILVFISSFNVFFALFVIFISYLFIFTTILKIHSGEGYQKALSTCVSHLITVSIFYGTVIIMYLQPSSSHSMDTDKIASVFYTMVIPMLNPVVYSLRNKEVKNAFKKVVKKANFSLGFVLMK